Genomic segment of Glutamicibacter sp. JL.03c:
GTGGCCGACCAGGCGGAGATCGCGGCAGACGTCGCCGACGCCATCCTCTTTGTCGTGGACTCGCACGTTGGCGCCACCGCCACCGACGAGGCCGTGGTGAAGATGCTGCGCAAGAAGGGCAAGCCGGTCTTCCTCGTGGCCAACAAGGTCGATGACTTCAACCAGGAAGCCGAAGCCGCCGTGCTCTGGGGCCTGGGCTTCGGCCAGCCTTGGCCGGTCTCGGCTCTGCACGGCCGCGGCACCGCGGACCTGCTCGATGCTGTCATGGAGAAGCTGCCTGAGCACTCGGCATTCGGCGGCCTGATTCCATCTGGCGGTCCTCGCCGTATCGCCCTGATCGGGCGCCCGAACGTGGGCAAGTCCTCGCTGTTGAACAAGCTGGCTGGTTCCGAGCGCGTCGTGGTCGACGACTACGCTGGCACCACCCGCGACCCGGTGGATGAGCTGATCGAACTCGGCGGAAATGTCTGGCGCTTTGTTGATACCGCCGGTATCCGCCGCCGCCAGCATATGGCCGTGGGGTCCGACTACTACGCATCACTGCGCACCCAGAGCGCACTGGAAAAGGCCGAAGTGGCCGTCATCCTGCTGGCCGCGAATGAAGTGGTTTCCGAGCAGGACGTGCGGATCATCCAGTTGGCCATTGAAGCCGGACGCGCCATGGTGATTGTCTATAACAAGTGGGATGAAGTCGACGAAGATCGTCGCTACTACCTGGACCAGGAGATCGAGCGCGACCTCGCGCACATCGAATGGGCGCCACGAGTGAATATTTCGGCCAAGACCGGATGGCACAAGGACAAGCTGGTTCCCGCGCTGAACACCGCGCTGGACTCGTGGGATAAGCGCATTCCCACCGGCAAGCTCAACGCCTTCCTCGGCGAACTCGTCGCCGCGCACCCGCACCCGGTGCGCGGCGGCAAGCAGCCACGTATCCTCTTCGGCACCCAGGCATCGGCTCGTCCGCCACGCTTCGTGCTGTTCACCACCGGCTTCCTGGATCCTGGCTACCGCCGATTCATCACCCGCCGACTGCGTGAGACCTTTGGATTCGAGGGCACTCCGATCGAAGTTTCCATGCGAATCCGTGAACGCCGCGGACGTAAGCGCTAGAGTTCGAAATTAGCCCTTCACTTGGTGTAGGGTAATAGAGGAGCTTTTGCAGACGGCACCCTTGGTTCTCACGACTTGGGGATAACGGCTGCGGAGGCATCGGGCTATGGCGCAGCTTGGTAGCGCGCCTCACTGGGGGTGAGGAGGCCGTGGGTTCAAATCCCGCTAGCCCGACCAGCTCGCGCAACCCCGTCGAGAACACTCTCGGCGGGGTTTCGTGCTACCCAGGACAAGTTCGGAAGGGCGCCCGATGCATCGTCGGTTCTACCAGGTAGATGTTTTCAGCAGCACCGCCTACAAGGGCAATCCACTGGGTGTGGTGCTCGATGGCCAAGAACTGGACACGCCGGCGATGCAGGACTATTCACTGTGGTCCAATCTCTCCGAAGTCACCTACGTTCTTCCTGCCACGGATCCGAAAGCGGACTTCAGATTCCGTATTTTCGCGCGGCAGCATGAGTACCGTTTTGCAGGCCATCCTGCTCTGGGCACCGCCCGCGCGTGGCTGGAAGCCGGGGGAGTGCCGCGAGATCCGCGCCAACTCATTGTTGAATGCGGCGCAGGGTTGGTGCCGATCAACATCGATCAGGACATGCTCTCCTTCGCCTCGCCAGCGCCCGTGCGCAGCGGACCGATCGATGCTGACGAACTGGCGGAAATGCTGGAGATCCTTGATATCGAACCAACTGCAATGATCGATGCCCAATGGGTCGACAACGGGCCGGGATGGGCAGCGATCCTCCTGGAGAACTCGGAACGGGTGCTGGACATTGTTCCCAAGATTCCGCAGCGCCCGGGCCGATGGAAAATCGGCGTGATCGGCGCCCTGCCGTTAGGGCGGTGGCCAGAAAAATTCGAAGTCCGGGCGCTGACCATCGAGGACGGGGCCTTGCGTGAGGACCCCGTGACCGGCAGCCTGAACGGTGCCGCAGCGCAATGGCTGATCGATGCAGGGTATGCAACCGCGCCTTGGACAAACCACCAGGGAACCGCTGTCGGGCGTGACGGGCAGGTGCACATGAATCTTGTCGATGACCAGCTATGGGTCGGCGGGACGAGTGCAATATTGATCAAGGGAACCATCGAGCTCTAGGTGAAGGAAATCTTGCGAGTACCAGCTAACCGGCTTAGTCTTGAGAAATGGGCACGATAATTTCCGGGATCTATTTCCTCTAGGCAGCAGGCGATTGCTCGCCGCTTCTTCTCCCTATACTCTTTTGCATCGTTGTGATGCCCGATAATCGCCGCCTTTCGGAACTTCTGCGAGAAAGCCGCCCGGCGATAGGCAGGAAAATCCCATGACCCAATTCCATGACCAGCGCCGTTCGTCGCCTGAAAATCGTGAAAGTGCCCCTGACTATATTTGCTTGCTGGACGACATCAGTGTCAGCTTCGCAGATCGTGACGTGCTCGTGCACTGCGACTTGACTATTTCCGGGCGGGAACGCCTGGCAGTGCTCGGCGATAACGGTTCGGGCAAGTCCACGCTGATGCGGGTGATCGCCGGGACACTGGAAGCCGACGGCGGCCAGCGGCACATGAATGCTCCGGGTGGCGTAGCTTATGCGGCGCAGAATCCTCGGTTTGCCGCCAGGATGAGTATTCAGCAGGTAATCGATTCCTATCATGCTCGCTTCCGAGAGCTGGAGAACCTGATGCGCATCATCAGTGGCAAGCTTCAAGCAGCTGAGGGTGCGGCAGCTGAGCGCCTCATGGCCCAGCTGCAACAGGTCACCGACATTTACGAAGCCGCCGACGGCTATACACTGGCCCAGCGACTGGACAGCGCGCTGCAGCAACTGGGGCTGGGGGAGATGGACCGAGAGGCTGATGTCTCGCGGCTCTCCGGCGGCCAGCGGTCACGACTCGCCTTGGCATGTGTACTGTGTTCCGGAACGCAACTATTGCTGCTCGATGAACCGACCAACGACCTGGATGAAGCTGCTTTGGCTTGGCTGGAGAGAAGCGTGGACAAGCATCGTGGCGCCTTGGTTCTCATCACGCACGACCGCATGTTCCTCAAACGCTTTGCGCGATCAATCCTCGAAGTCCACGACGGGCAATTGGGCAGATACGGCAATGGCTATGACGGCTACCTCCATTCCAAGGAGCAGGAGCGGGCAGCCGCTGTGGAAGCCTACGACCTGTGGCTGGCAGAGATGGAGCATTCCAAGAAACTAATCGAGAAGAACGCCGCGAGGGTCGCGGCCATTCCCCGAAAAATGGAGATGGCCGGTTTTGGGCACGGAAATTTTCGTTCGCGTGAACGCAGCCATGGATCTACCTCCAAGATCCGCCAAGCCAAGTCCCGGATGGAAGAGCTAGAGTCTGATCCAGCGCCAAAGCCTGCCACGGAACTTGAGTTTTCCCTGCCCGCTGGCGCAGCGCTTCATGACTCGGCGGAGACCTTGATCCTCGTCCAGAACGCCCGGCGCGAGCAATCTCCAACGCTCAGCACGGGATCCTTCGAGGTCAAACTCGGCGAACGATGGCTGGTCACCGGCCCTAACGGTGCCGGTAAAAGCTCACTGCTCAAGATGCTCTCTGGCGAGCTGGACCATGAAGAAGGCATCATTCAGCGAGCATCAGATGTGCGTTGCGCTTGGTTGCGGCAAGATCTTGGCGAGGTGACGGGCGATAGCCTGATTGAAGCCTTCGCGCTGGCAACTGATCAATATGTTGATGACGCTGCCGAAGTCCTGGCCAAGCTGGGGCTATTTGCGCCCGAAGACTTCTTGAGGCATCCGCTGGCGCTTTCGGTAGGGCAACGCCGCAGGCTCGAACTGGCCATTGCGGTGAGTTCGCAAGCGCATGTGCTGTTCCTCGATGAGCCAACTAACCATATCTCGCCGGCGCTGGTTGAACAGCTTGAAGACGCGCTGGAGGATTTCCCCGGAACCGTGATCACAGTGAGCCATGACCGCAGATGGCAACAGAAACTGAAGGAGCATCCGGGCCTGCAACGTTTGCATGTGCGTGAAGGGACAGTCCAGGTCGTGCGCTAGTTCACCCGAGTCGTTCTTCTGCATTCATGCAGAGGCGAAGCGGAGCACAGCCCGTTGTCGGCAACAGTGCCCCGGCAATCATCGATGGTTGCCGGGGCTTTTTGCGCCCTGAATTGGCGGATATCTGCTGCACCACCAGTCGCCTTGTGCCTGAGCTCACAGATTGCATATGATTTGAGTGCGATAAAA
This window contains:
- the der gene encoding ribosome biogenesis GTPase Der; protein product: MSENNSTHDEEYIPVGDDDIAERLAELSEEEAAIRAQALLSGLEDYELDEEDSALLAGLDDFDDDDADVVIPPVLAVIGRPNVGKSTLVNRILGRREAVVEDTPGVTRDRVSYSAEWMGRPFTIVDTGGWEHDAKGIHASVADQAEIAADVADAILFVVDSHVGATATDEAVVKMLRKKGKPVFLVANKVDDFNQEAEAAVLWGLGFGQPWPVSALHGRGTADLLDAVMEKLPEHSAFGGLIPSGGPRRIALIGRPNVGKSSLLNKLAGSERVVVDDYAGTTRDPVDELIELGGNVWRFVDTAGIRRRQHMAVGSDYYASLRTQSALEKAEVAVILLAANEVVSEQDVRIIQLAIEAGRAMVIVYNKWDEVDEDRRYYLDQEIERDLAHIEWAPRVNISAKTGWHKDKLVPALNTALDSWDKRIPTGKLNAFLGELVAAHPHPVRGGKQPRILFGTQASARPPRFVLFTTGFLDPGYRRFITRRLRETFGFEGTPIEVSMRIRERRGRKR
- a CDS encoding PhzF family phenazine biosynthesis protein, giving the protein MHRRFYQVDVFSSTAYKGNPLGVVLDGQELDTPAMQDYSLWSNLSEVTYVLPATDPKADFRFRIFARQHEYRFAGHPALGTARAWLEAGGVPRDPRQLIVECGAGLVPINIDQDMLSFASPAPVRSGPIDADELAEMLEILDIEPTAMIDAQWVDNGPGWAAILLENSERVLDIVPKIPQRPGRWKIGVIGALPLGRWPEKFEVRALTIEDGALREDPVTGSLNGAAAQWLIDAGYATAPWTNHQGTAVGRDGQVHMNLVDDQLWVGGTSAILIKGTIEL
- a CDS encoding ABC-F family ATP-binding cassette domain-containing protein; translated protein: MTQFHDQRRSSPENRESAPDYICLLDDISVSFADRDVLVHCDLTISGRERLAVLGDNGSGKSTLMRVIAGTLEADGGQRHMNAPGGVAYAAQNPRFAARMSIQQVIDSYHARFRELENLMRIISGKLQAAEGAAAERLMAQLQQVTDIYEAADGYTLAQRLDSALQQLGLGEMDREADVSRLSGGQRSRLALACVLCSGTQLLLLDEPTNDLDEAALAWLERSVDKHRGALVLITHDRMFLKRFARSILEVHDGQLGRYGNGYDGYLHSKEQERAAAVEAYDLWLAEMEHSKKLIEKNAARVAAIPRKMEMAGFGHGNFRSRERSHGSTSKIRQAKSRMEELESDPAPKPATELEFSLPAGAALHDSAETLILVQNARREQSPTLSTGSFEVKLGERWLVTGPNGAGKSSLLKMLSGELDHEEGIIQRASDVRCAWLRQDLGEVTGDSLIEAFALATDQYVDDAAEVLAKLGLFAPEDFLRHPLALSVGQRRRLELAIAVSSQAHVLFLDEPTNHISPALVEQLEDALEDFPGTVITVSHDRRWQQKLKEHPGLQRLHVREGTVQVVR